One window from the genome of Acinetobacter lanii encodes:
- the recD gene encoding exodeoxyribonuclease V subunit alpha, giving the protein MENNQNIEVESPQWLKTWTELMLQHSSIRPELKETSSKLIQDLMLASMQGDSCLKKAEQWADASSTLLGDLVIDDTQAMHQVAPFVVDEQYFYLYRYWKLEQRLATQIQRLKQQNIEPVDIIAFEHLLEDPFQKAALTMVASQTLNIITGGPGTGKTYTLARIIAVLNQAIPDLRVAMAAPTGKAAQRMKEALQGSLNDPKLNQMGLISDRLKNQDTLTIHRLLGLGNQATPRFHQKQPLAYDVIVIDEASMLDLNLATLLLEAVPEHCRLILLGDANQLASVDVGSVLADLQQVQMLKDNHVNLVTSRRFRDGALIGDMAKFIQAQHDSNVQTEKLLSAFEQQIVHAGELKPIALSQSMDDVIQLEYLPEKIQASALKDYYQKLSWGFQSYFSALAQYIEQDYAETAIAEVLSAFDRYRILTAIRHGVFGLQQLNFEMQKTLLSQVSNVIPQGDWYIGRPVMMTYNDYQLGLSNGDIGVCFKHRSQAHQFEVFFPSLNKWVPATRLPKSIQTAFALTIHKSQGSEFNHTAVVLDQAATKLLSQELIYTAITRAKSVVSLLVSPEAFAQSLRIKTTRSSGLSNKMNKISLI; this is encoded by the coding sequence GTGGAAAATAATCAAAATATAGAAGTTGAGTCGCCACAATGGCTTAAGACTTGGACTGAATTGATGCTTCAACACAGTTCAATTCGCCCTGAATTGAAAGAAACTTCTAGTAAGCTGATTCAAGATCTTATGCTGGCCAGCATGCAAGGCGACAGCTGCTTAAAAAAAGCAGAACAATGGGCAGATGCTTCAAGCACACTGTTGGGCGATTTAGTGATTGATGACACCCAAGCCATGCATCAGGTTGCGCCTTTCGTGGTCGATGAGCAGTACTTTTATTTGTATCGTTATTGGAAGCTAGAGCAGCGTTTAGCCACGCAAATTCAACGCTTAAAACAGCAAAACATCGAGCCAGTCGATATCATTGCATTTGAGCATTTGCTTGAAGACCCCTTTCAAAAAGCGGCTTTAACCATGGTTGCCAGCCAAACCTTAAATATCATCACTGGTGGTCCGGGTACCGGTAAGACCTATACTTTGGCACGCATCATTGCTGTGTTGAATCAAGCCATACCTGATTTGCGGGTGGCGATGGCAGCACCGACCGGTAAGGCAGCACAGCGCATGAAAGAAGCGCTTCAAGGCTCGTTAAATGATCCCAAACTCAACCAAATGGGACTCATCTCCGATCGTCTTAAAAACCAAGATACTCTGACCATTCACCGTTTATTGGGTTTAGGCAATCAAGCCACGCCACGCTTTCATCAAAAACAACCCTTGGCTTATGATGTGATTGTGATTGATGAAGCTTCAATGCTAGATCTGAATTTAGCCACTTTATTGCTCGAAGCTGTGCCCGAACACTGTCGCTTGATTTTACTTGGGGATGCCAATCAATTGGCCTCGGTCGATGTTGGTTCAGTCTTGGCAGACCTACAACAAGTACAGATGCTCAAAGACAATCATGTCAATTTGGTCACCAGTCGCCGTTTTAGAGACGGGGCATTGATTGGTGACATGGCGAAGTTTATTCAAGCGCAGCACGATTCGAATGTTCAAACCGAGAAACTGTTATCTGCATTTGAACAGCAGATTGTTCACGCAGGTGAGTTAAAGCCGATTGCTTTGAGTCAAAGCATGGATGATGTGATTCAACTGGAATATTTGCCGGAAAAAATTCAAGCCAGTGCATTAAAAGATTATTACCAAAAACTCAGTTGGGGCTTTCAATCTTATTTTTCAGCCCTAGCGCAGTATATTGAACAGGACTATGCCGAAACTGCGATTGCAGAGGTACTCAGTGCATTTGATCGTTATCGCATCCTGACCGCCATTCGACATGGGGTGTTTGGGCTACAGCAACTCAACTTTGAAATGCAAAAAACCTTACTGAGCCAAGTGTCGAATGTGATCCCACAAGGTGATTGGTATATCGGACGTCCCGTGATGATGACCTATAACGATTATCAGTTGGGGCTCTCTAATGGTGATATTGGGGTATGTTTTAAGCATCGTAGCCAAGCACACCAGTTTGAAGTATTTTTCCCCAGTTTAAACAAATGGGTGCCGGCAACACGCTTGCCGAAATCCATTCAAACCGCCTTTGCATTGACCATTCATAAATCGCAAGGCTCTGAGTTTAACCATACTGCGGTAGTCCTTGATCAAGCTGCCACCAAGCTACTCAGTCAAGAATTGATTTACACCGCCATCACCCGTGCCAAATCGGTGGTGAGTTTATTGGTTAGTCCTGAAGCATTTGCACAATCACTTCGTATAAAAACAACACGTTCTAGTGGATTATCAAATAAAATGAATAAGATAAGTTTAATTTGA